One genomic region from Candidatus Zixiibacteriota bacterium encodes:
- the rocD gene encoding ornithine--oxo-acid transaminase: protein MIESTKAQKTPTDKTGFSSLTDTEVMKSESTFGAHHYRRLKTVVRRAEGAWLYTQDGKKILDCLAAYSAANQGHNHPTIVAALVDALQQRYGSVVSNVVYTDLLASFLEKVATMLPNLAPRFGGEGNKVLPKNGGVESVETAVKLARYYGFHEKGIPDGKQEIIVFKNNFHGRMITVISFSTNEHYKKGFGPLTPGFKAVDFGDLDGVESLMNENTCGILVEPMQGEGGMYPAPPGFLKGLRELADKNDLLLIFDEIQVGLGRTGKMFCFEHENVIPDAIVLGKAISGGLVPVSVMVTSAELMDMAFSPGSDGSTFGGYPLACAAGIAALGVIEDEKLADRSASMGKILKNRILDIASRSSHVKEVRGEGLFIGIEVKNGNAMEFCSKLLEMDMLANDSHHHTIRISPPLIIGDSEIDYICERLEKVLVD from the coding sequence ATGATAGAATCGACCAAGGCTCAGAAGACGCCCACGGACAAGACTGGCTTCTCGAGTTTGACGGATACTGAAGTAATGAAATCTGAAAGCACATTTGGAGCCCATCATTATCGCAGACTGAAAACCGTCGTGCGGAGAGCAGAAGGTGCCTGGCTATACACTCAAGATGGCAAGAAAATTCTTGACTGCCTCGCGGCATACAGCGCGGCAAATCAGGGGCACAATCATCCGACAATCGTCGCTGCCCTGGTTGATGCTCTGCAGCAAAGATATGGATCAGTTGTCTCCAACGTCGTCTACACCGACCTCCTCGCTTCCTTTCTGGAGAAAGTAGCCACCATGCTTCCGAACCTCGCTCCAAGGTTTGGCGGTGAAGGCAACAAGGTACTTCCGAAGAACGGAGGAGTCGAGTCTGTTGAGACTGCTGTCAAACTTGCCCGCTATTATGGATTCCATGAGAAAGGGATACCTGACGGCAAGCAGGAGATAATCGTCTTCAAGAATAACTTCCACGGCAGAATGATAACTGTCATTTCATTTTCGACAAACGAGCATTACAAAAAAGGTTTTGGTCCGCTGACTCCCGGATTCAAAGCTGTGGATTTCGGTGATCTCGACGGAGTCGAATCCCTGATGAATGAGAACACTTGCGGAATCCTTGTTGAGCCGATGCAGGGTGAAGGCGGAATGTATCCGGCACCCCCCGGATTCCTTAAAGGACTTCGCGAACTCGCGGATAAGAATGACCTGCTATTGATTTTCGACGAAATTCAGGTCGGCCTCGGTCGAACCGGCAAGATGTTCTGCTTCGAACACGAGAATGTCATTCCGGACGCTATTGTCCTCGGCAAAGCGATTTCCGGCGGACTTGTCCCTGTATCTGTCATGGTCACAAGCGCAGAACTGATGGACATGGCGTTTTCACCCGGCTCCGATGGTTCCACATTCGGTGGCTATCCACTCGCCTGTGCCGCAGGCATCGCTGCTTTAGGTGTTATAGAGGATGAGAAACTTGCAGATCGCTCAGCCTCAATGGGCAAGATCCTGAAAAACAGAATCCTCGACATCGCCTCGCGTTCTTCGCATGTCAAAGAGGTTAGAGGCGAAGGGCTGTTCATCGGCATTGAGGTCAAGAACGGTAATGCCATGGAATTCTGCTCGAAACTTCTCGAAATGGATATGCTGGCCAACGACAGCCATCACCACACGATCCGAATCAGCCCACCACTTATCATCGGTGATAGCGAGATCGATTATATCTGCGAAAGACTCGAAAAAGTACTCGTGGACTAA